A part of Notolabrus celidotus isolate fNotCel1 chromosome 21, fNotCel1.pri, whole genome shotgun sequence genomic DNA contains:
- the creb3l2 gene encoding cyclic AMP-responsive element-binding protein 3-like protein 2, with translation MEILDSTEPFLHWDRNLSELSEAGEIDCVLYTNHFSELLDDLSQDALLGQLLSDPFLSGGRGGVESMEGEDGGDLSPSSPLPPHITAEHSYSLCGDSRPQSPLSHLTGEHGSEAESDGDSTEWPMEQDEAMDTLLCETPSLLPTLSLSLTTAGPPAPEDPAPAPAPAPAPAPVPVAAPAPPAVTPTQPPANSSNQSKGIKIKEENIIPQIKLEPHEVDQFLNLSPKGLESLQMPPTPPSSHGSDSEGSQSPVHAPPGLSCPTSPTSPAPSQSSLKVSPRAASCLSNSPLLTAPHKLQGSGPLMLTEEERRTLVAEGYPVPTKLPLTKAEEKALKKIRRKIKNKISAQESRRKKKEYMDTLEKKVETCSNENHELRRKMENLEGTNKSLLQQLQSLQAMVASKLPKSCRVAGTQTSSCLMVVVLCFALFLGNFYPSSLTPGSTVTETGFSPQQLGVKESYTATVKSRSLLSTFEDEQHHLLGLGGEYPDQWEDTPAVVMAAWRRSEQQKLSAEPDRVETLLPYRSKNNDTQTSKNLLLDMHRSLEQRANESRSKVIELERTVNETS, from the exons CACTTCTCCGAGCTCCTCGACGACCTCTCCCAGGATGCTTTGCTGGGCCAGCTGCTGAGTGACCCCTTCCTGTCTGGAGGGAGAGGCGGCGTGGAGAGCATGGAGGGGGAGGACGGGGGAGACCTGTCCCCGTCGtcccctctcccccctcacaTCACAGCCGAGCACAGCTACTCGCTCTGCGGGGACAGCCGACCACAGTCACCGCTGTCACACCTGACCGGAGAACACGGCAGTGAAGCAG agTCTGACGGGGACTCAACCGAGTGGCCGATGGAGCAGGACGAGGCCATGGACACCCTCCTGTGCGagaccccctccctcctccccaccctctccctctctctgaccaCAGCAGGACCTCCAGCGCCCGAGGACCCGGCTCCTGCTCCGGCTCcggctcctgctcctgctcctgttcctgttgctgctcctgctcctcctgccgTCACCCCGACTCAGCCCCCAGCGAACAGCAGCAACCAGAGCAAAGGGATCAAG ATTAAGGAAGAGAATATCATCCCCCAGATTAAACTGGAACCTCATGAAGTGGATCAGTTTCTCAATCTTTCCCCCAAAG gtcTGGAGTCCCTGCAGATGCCTCCCACTCCTCCCAGCTCccacggcagcgactcagagggcAGCCAGAGCCCCGTTCACGCCCCGCCCGGCCTCTCCTGCCCCACCTCCCCCACCAGCCCTGCTCCGTCCCAGTCCAGCCTGAAGGTGTCGCCTCGAGCTGCTTCATGTCTCTCCAACTCTCCCCTGCTCACCGCTCCTCAC AAGCTGCAGGGGTCGGGCCCGTTGATGCTGACCGAAGAGGAGCGCCGCACGCTGGTGGCCGAAGGTTACCCCGTCCCCACCAAACTGCCGCTCACCAAAGCCGAGGAGAAGGCGCTGAAGAAGATCCGCAGGAAGATCAAAAACAAG atttCAGCTCAGGAGAGTcgcaggaagaagaaagagtACATGGACACTCTGGAGAAGAA GGTGGAGACCTGCTCCAACGAAAACCACGAGCTGCGCAGGAAAATGGAAAACCTGGAGGGCACTAACAA GTCtcttctgcagcagctgcagtctcTGCAGGCGATGGTGGCCAGCAAACTCCCCAAATCCTGCAGGGTGGCTGGTACCCAGACCTCCTCATGCCTAATG gtggtcgtgttgtgttttgctctgtttttgggtAATTTCTACCCCAGCAGTTTGACCCCGGGCTCCACCGTCACTGAAACCGGCTTCAGCCCCCAACAGCTGGGAGTCAAAGAGTCGTACACAGCCACAG TCAAGTCGAGGAGTCTGCTGTCAACCTTCGAAGACGAGCAGCATCACCTCCTCGGCCTGGGCGGAGAATATCCCGACCAATGGGAGGACACGCCAGCTGTCGTGATGGCAGCATGGCGTCGCTCAGAGCAACAGAAATTGTCGGCGGAGCCCGACAGAGTGGAGACACTTCTACCTTACAGGAGTAAAAACAACGACACGCAGACATCAAAAAACCTGCTGCTGGATATGCACAG gTCTCTGGAGCAGAGGGCGAACGAGAGCAGAAGTAAAGTGATAGAGCTGGAGAGAACGGTCAACGAGACCTCCTGA